Proteins from a genomic interval of Oncorhynchus mykiss isolate Arlee chromosome 21, USDA_OmykA_1.1, whole genome shotgun sequence:
- the LOC118942998 gene encoding piggyBac transposable element-derived protein 4-like — protein MAARFTAAQVLEQILSSVDQEDYSDCQEEEEEEVSEDEDGEEYNPERREVDDASSPSSEGEQPEEEPPEDEHEDEREDRGEEEISSAPDQREPPLLSKNGKIEWSPVAYGRRSRGALAICQVGPDQTPGPTAYAATQARDIASAFHLFVTPAIERIIVEMTNLHGARKYGDGWRPMDATDLRAYVGLLILAGVYRSRGEAAASLWDAESGRTVFRATMPLKVFHRYSRLLRFDDRQSRPARLATDKLAAIREVWDLWEARLPALYNPGPDVTVDEQLVPFRGRCPFRQYIPSKPAKYGIKSWVACDAKSSYAWKMQVYTGKAAGGGPEKNQGMRVVLDLTTGLSGRNVTCDNFFTSYDLGQRLLERNLTMVGTVRKNKAELPPALLQSRGRQVLSSRFAFTPTATLVSYLAKRNKNVLLLSTLHTEGHVSDRRDRKPALILDYNCNKGGVDNLDKVVGTYSCRRMTARWPLVVFHNILDVSSYNAFVIWREIKPDWMPGKRNKRRVFLEQLGKALVKPLIQRRQHLPRTEAASALVKVLQSATAAEAAAAAAAAEAPRDQQRQGPAADTAAAPLVAPATGASKRKRCQLCPPKKDSKTHTVCCRCKKYICKGCSHAYCHTCAHWAFSQDGTG, from the exons gaggaagaggtttcGGAAGACGAAGACGGGGAGGAATACAACCCCGAGCGCCGCGAGGTCGACGatgcctcttctccctcttctgagGGAGAGCAGCCCGAGGAAGAGCCGCCCGAGGACGAGCACGAGGACGAGCGCGAGGACCGCGGCGAGGAAGAGATCTCCTCGGCCCCGGACCAACGGGAGCCGCCGTTGCTGTCGAAAAACGGCAAAATCGAGTGGTCCCCCGTGGCCTACGGCCGCCGCAGCCGCGGGGCCCTCGCCATCTGCCAGGTCGGGCCGGACCAGACTCCGGGCCCCACGGCCTACGCCGCGACACAGGCCCGCGACATCGCGTCCGCCTTCCACCTGTTTGTCACACCGGCGATAGAAAGGATAATTGTGGAAATGACGAACCTGCACGGGGCCAGAAAATACGGCGACGGCTGGCGACCCATGGACGCCACGGACCTGCGCGCCTACGTAGGGCTGCTGATCCTAGCGGGCGTCTACAGGTCCCGGGGCGAGGCCGCGGCCAGCCTGTGGGACGCCGAGAGCGGCAGGACCGTGTTCCGAGCCACCATGCCGCTCAAGGTCTTTCACAGGTACTCGAGGCTGCTGCGATTCGACGACCGCCAGTCGAGACCCGCCAGACTCGCCACGGACAAACTCGCGGCCATACGGGAGGTCTGGGACCTGTGGGAGGCGCGGCTGCCGGCCCTCTACAACCCGGGCCCCGACGTGACGGTGGACGAGCAACTGGTCCCGTTCAGAG GCCGCTGTCCTTTCCGTCAGTACATCCCCAGCAAGCCGGCCAAATACGGCATCAAGTCGTGGGTGGCCTGCGACGCCAAGTCCAGCtacgcttggaagatgcaagtGTACACCGGCAAGGCGGCCGGCGGAGGCCCCgagaagaaccaggggatgcgCGTCGTCCTCGATCTGACAACGGGCCTGAGCGGTCGCAACGTCACCTGCGACAACTTCTTCACCTCCTACGACCTGGGCCAGCGGCTCCTCGAGAGGAACCTCACCATGGTGGGCACGGTGAGAAAGAACAAGGCCGAGCTCCCGCCCGCGCTGCTCCAGTCCAGGGGCAGACAGGTCCTGTCCTCCAGGTTCGCCTTCACGCCCACCGCCACTCTGGTGTCCTACCTGGCAAAGAGAAACAAGAACGTGCTACTCTTGAGCACGCTGCACACAGAGGGCCACGTCAGCGATCGCCGCGACAGGAAGCCGGCCCTCATCCTAGACTACAACTGCAACAAGGGCGGCGTGGACAACCTAGACAAGGTGGTGGGCACCTACAGCTGCAGAcggatgactgcccgctggcccctggtcgtCTTCCACAACATCCTCGACGTGTCCTCCTACAACGCCTTTGTCATATGGCGAGAGATCAAGCCCGACTGGATGCCTGGCAAGCGGAACAAGCGCAGGGTGTTCCtcgagcagctgggaaaggcactggTGAAGCCGCTGATCCAAAGAAGGCAGCATCTGCCCCGCACCGAAGCGGCGTCAGCCCTTGTCAAAGTCCTACAGAGTGCTACGGCGGCTGAGGCGGCCGCGGCCGCGGCGGCGGCTGAGGCGCCTCGTGATCAACAGCGCCAGGGCCCCGCCGCTGACACGGCCGCTGCCCCGCTCGTTGCCCCGGCCACCGGGGCAAGTAAGAGGAAGAGGTGTCAGCTCTGCCCACCCAAGAAGGACTCCAAGACACACACGGTGTGCTGCAGGTgtaagaaatacatctgcaaaggctGTTCACACGCCTACTGTCACACTTGCGCACATTGGGCCTTTAGCCAGGACGGGACAGGGTGA